The Elusimicrobiota bacterium DNA window CGCCGTGGTCCTGCGCTTCGTCCCTGCCGTGCTGCTCGCGGCGGCCGCGACCTTCGTGCTCTGGCTGCTGCTCGGCCCGAAGCCCGCGCTCGCCCTCGCGCTGGTCCACGCGGTCTCCGTCCTCCTCATCGCCTGTCCCTGCGCGATGGGCCTGGCGACGCCGACCGCCGTCCTCGTCGCGACCGGCCGCGCGGCGGAGCTGGGGCTGCTCTTCCGGCGCGGTGAGGCCCTTCAGACGCTCGCCGAAGCCGGTCTCATCGCCCTGGACAAGACCGGGACGCTCACGGAGGGCCGCCCCGCGCTGACCGACGCGCTCGCGGCCGAGGGCTTCGAGCGCGCCGACCTTCTGCGCCTCGCGGCGTCCGCCGAGAAGCGCTCCGAGCATCCCCTCGCCCGCGCGGTGTTCGAGCAGGCGAAGACCGAAGGGCTCTCCGTCCCCGAGCCGTCCGTGTTCGAAGCCCTGCCCTCGCGCGGGGTGCGCGCGTGCGTGGACGGGCGCCGCGTCGAGGCCGGTTCGGCGGCCTGGATGGAGGAGCTCGGCGTGGATTTCGCCGCGCTCGCGGAGCCTGCCGGGGGACTCGCGGCGCGCGCGCGCACCAGGATCTTCGTCGCCGTCGACGGCCGCCCCGCGGGACTCCTCGCGGTCGCCGACCCTCTGCGGGCGGACGCGAAGGAGACGGTCGCGCGGCTCAAACGCCTGGGACTGCGCGTCGTCCTTCTCAGCGGCGACGCGCCCGAGACGGCCGCGGCCGCGGGCCGCGAGGCCGGCATCGCAGAGACGAGCGGCTGGCTCTCGCCGGAAGGGAAGGCGAAGGCCCTGCGGATATTCCAGCGCAAGCACCGCGTCGCCTTCGCGGGCGACGGCATCAACGACGCGCCGGCGCTCGCCCAGGCCGAGGTCGGCGTCGCGATGGGCGGCGGGACCGACGTCGCGGCGGAGACGGCGGACGTGCTCCTGCTCTCGCCGCGGCTCGCGGGCGTCGCAGCGGCGGTCGCGCTCGCGCGCCGGACCCTCTCCGTCATCCGGCAGAACCTGTTCTGGGCCTTCGCCTACAACGTCGTCCTCATCCCCGTGGCGGCGGGCGCGCTCGAGCCGTGGCTGGGCTGGTCGCTCAGCCCCATGGCCGCGGCCGCGGCCATGAGCCTCTCGAGCGTCTTCGTGGTCGGGAACTCCCTGCGGCTGCGCCGCTTCCGGGTCTGAGGCGGCGCAGCCCCTCACCTCCTCCCCTCTCCCGGCATGGCGGGAGAGGGGAGTATTGCTTGATGGAGGGATTCGGGCTAGAATCCGAGGATGAAAGCGACCCTCGAGAAGGCCCCCGCGCTCTCCGATTTCCCCCTCCTTCAGGACGAAGGGATGTGGACCTTCGACAACCCTCCCCGGGAGCTCCTGCGCCGCCACTACGGCTTCACGCCGAACGCCGACTGGCTCAAACGGGTGCGCCTCGCCTCCCTGCGCTTCAACGACGGCGGCTCGGGCTCCTTCGTCTCGAAGGACGGCCTCGTGCTCACCAACCACCACGTGGCGCTCGGCCAGCTCCAGAAGATGTCCTCGGCGAAGAAGGACTTCGTGAAGGACGGCTTCTTCGCGAAGAGCCGCGCCGCCGAGCGGCCCTGCCCCGACCTCGAGATCAACCAGCTCGTCTCCATGGAGGAGGTCACCGCCCGCGTCCTCGCCGCCATCGACCCCAAGGCCTCGGAGAAGCGGCAGAACGAGCAGCGCAAGGCCGAGACCGCCCGCCTCGAGAAGGAGTCGCTGGAGACCACCGGCCTGCGCTCGGACGTCGTCGAGCTCTACCAGGGCGGCGAGTACTGGCTCTACCGTTCGAAGAAGCACACGGACGTCCGCCTCGTCATGGCCCCCGAGCTCGGCGCCGCGTTCTTCGGAGGAGACCACGACAACTTCACCTACCCGCGCTTCGCGCTCGACTTCGCCTTCTTCCGCGTCTACGAAGGCGGCAAGCCCGTGCGCCCGGAGAGCTTCTTCCCCTTCGGCGCCCGCGGGCTGAAGGAAGGCCAGCTCTGCTTCGTCACCGGCCACCCCGGCAGCACCGACCGGCTCTACACCGTCGCGCAGCTCAGGCACCAGCGCGACGCCGCCCTGCCCATGCGCATCGCGATGCTCAAGCGCCGCCGCGATGCGGCCCTGCGCCACGGCTCCTCGCCCGAGCGCCTGCGCCGCAGCCAGGACTTCCGCTTCGGCGTCGAGAACGCGCTGAAGGCGCTCACCGGAGAGCTCGAGGGCCTGCGCGACCCGTCCATCTTCCACGCCAAGGAAGCCGCCGAGCGCTCCCTGCGCACCCGCGTCGAGACCGACCCCGCGCTCGCCGAGTCGGCGGGCGCCTGGGACCGCGTCGAGGGCGCCGTCGCCGAGCTCTCGGCCCGCTACAAGGGCCTCGTCTACCGCCGGCTCACGGCCTATCGCCTCACCTCGTACGCCGAGCACGCCGTGCGCATGACGGCGGAGGTCGAGAAGCCCAACGGTGAGCGCCTCGAGGAGTACCGCGATTCCGCCCTGGAATCCCTGCGCTTCCGTCTCTTCTCCCCCGCGCCGGTCTACGCCGACTTCGAGGAAGCCCTGCTCGCCGACTCCCTGCGCGAATCGCTCGAGGCCCTCGGGCCCGCCGACCCTTTCCTCAAGGACGTCCTCGCCGGGAAGACCCCCGAGGCGGCGGCTCGCGAGGCCCTGCGCGGGACGCGGATGCCCGACCCCGCCTTCCGCAGGACGCTCGTCGAAGGAGGACGCAGGGCCGTCGAGTCCTCGAAGGACCCGCTCCTCGCCCTCTGCCGCCGCGCCGACCCGCACTACCGCTCCATGCGCAAATGGTACGAGGACAACATCCAGAGCGTCGAGCGCCACGAAGGCAACCGCATCGCCCGCGCGCGCTTCGCCGTGTACGGCAAGGGCCTCTACCCCGACGCGACCTTCACCCTGCGCCTGAGCTACGGCCAGCCGGTCGGCTACGAGTGCGGCAAGACGCTCGTGCCCTGGAAGACCACCTTCGGCGGGCTCTACGACCGCGCCGACTCCTTCGACGGGCGCGAGCCCTTCGGCCTGAGCCGCCGCGTCGCCGCGGCGCGCCGGAAGGTGCGCATGGATTGCCCCGTGAACTTCGTGAGCACCCACGACATCATCGGCGGGAACTCGGGAAGCCCCGTCATCGACGCGAAGGCCGAGCTCGTCGGCCTCATCTTCGACGGGAACATCCAGAGCCTCCCCGGCCGCTACGCCTACGCGCGCGAGCGGGCGCGCGCCGTCTCCGTGCACTCGGAAGCGATCCTCGAATCCCTGCGCGCCGTTTATGGTATGAATGGGCTGGCGCGGGAGCTCGTCCGGCGCTGAAGGCCGTTCGCGAGGGGGTATGGCACTGAAGACGAAGTTCCTGCCGGCGGAGCGGGCCTCGGAAGCCCTCGTGAAGGAGTCCGCGCGAGACCTCTCCAAAGAGCCCCTGGTGAAGATGCTCGCGGAGGCGGTCCCCGACGTCTTCCTCATCCTCAATCCCGAGCGCCAGATCGTCTACAGCAACCGCACGCTCATCGAATCCCTCGGCCTTGCCGAGAGCGCTCCGCTCTGCGGCAAGCGCTACGGCGAGGCGATGGCCTGCACCCACGCCTCCGAAAGCCCCGGAGGCTGCGGCACCACGGAGTTCTGCGAGGCCTGCGGAGCCGCCCAGGCCGTCCAGCGCCGCAAGGGCCGCGAGGACGTACATGAGTGCCGCATCACGCGCGAGAACGGAGAGGCCCTCGACTTCCGCGTCTGGGCCACGCCCGTACGCCTGCCCGCCGGAGAGTTCACCGTCTTCGTCGCCGAGGACATCGCCGACGAGAAGCGCCGCGGCGCCCTCGAGAGGATCTTCTTCCACGACGTGCTCAACACCGTCTCGGGTCTGAGCGGCCTCACCGAGTTCCTCAAGGACGCGACGCCCGAGGAGTCCCGGGCCTACCAGGGGATGCTCGCGCAGGTCGTCGACAAGCTCATCGAGGAGATCACGACCCAGCGCGACCTGGCCCGCGCCGAGAGCGGCGAGCTTCTCGTGAAGCCGACGGCGCTGGACTCCCGGGCGACGCTCGAGGGGATCGCCGCGCCCTACCGCGCCCACCCGCTCTGCGAGGGCCGGACGCTCGCGCTCGCCGCAGACGCCGCGAGCGTCGCCTTCTCGAGCGACCGCACCCTGCTCGGCCGCGTGCTCGGGAACATGACGAAGAACGCGCTCGAGGCCTGCCCGAAAGGCGGGACGGTGACGCTCTCCTGCCGCCCCGACGGGCTCGACGTCCTCTTCTCCGTGAACGGTCCGACCGTCATGCCCCGCGAGGTCCAGCTCCAGGTCTTCCAGCGCTCCTTCTCCACGAAAGGCGCCGGCCGTGGACTCGGGACCTACAGCATGAAGCTCCTCGGCGAACGCTACCTTCATGGGAACGTCTCTTTCGAGAGCTCTGAAGGGAAAGGAACGACTTTTTACGCGGGATTCCCACTCGAATTGAAGAAGTGACCCTTCCTCCCCTCCCCTTCCCTCGGGAAGGGGAGGGGAGTCCAGGGACTCCTACTTCATCCAATCGAGGATGATCTTCCCTGACTTCCCCGCGCTCATGATCTCGAACCCTTCCTCGAACTTGTCGACCGGGAAGCGGTGGGTGACGATGGGGCGGACGTTCAGCCCGCTCTGGATCATCGAGCACATCTTGTACCAGGTCTCGTACATCTCCCGCCCGTAGATGCCCTTCAGGAAGAGTCCCTTGAAGATGACCTGGTTCCACGGGATGGTCGTCTCCGGCGGCATGATGCCGAGCAGCGCGATCTTCCCCCCGTTCTTCATGGCCTGGATCATGCCGTTGAGAGCCGTGCCGTTGCCCGACATCTCGAGGCCCACATCGAAGCCCTCGGTCATCTTGAGGCCTTTCATGACCTCCGGGAGAGAGGTCTTGGCCACGTTGACGGCGTTCTTCACGCCGAGCTTCTTCGCGAGGTCCAGGCGGTATTCGTTGACGTCGGTGATGACGACGTGGCGTGCCCCGACGTGATGGGCGACGACCGCGCCCATGATGCCGATGGGGCCGGCGCCGGTGATGAGCACGTCCTCGCCGGTGAGGTCGTAGGAGAGCGCGGTGTGCACGGCGTTGCCCAGCGGGTCGAGGATGGAGGCCTCGTCGTCGCTGACCCCTTCGGGGATCGGGAAGACGTTGCTCGCGGGGATGCAGAGGAACTCGGCGAAGCAGCCGGGGCGGTTGACGCCCACGCCCTTGGTGTTGGGGCAGAGGTGTCGGGCGCCGGCGCGGCAGTTGCGGCAGTGGCCGCAGACGATGTGTCCTTCTCCCGAGACGCGCATCCCGACCGAAACGCCGTTGACGGCCTTGCCGACGGCGACGACCTCGCCGACGAACTCGTGTCCGACGTGCATGGGGACGGGGATGGTCTGCTGGGACCAGGCGTCCCACTGGTAGATGTGGATGTCGGTGCCGCAGATGGCGGTCTGCTTGATCTTGATGAGGACGTCGTTCTCAGTGGGCGCGGGGACGGGGACGTCCTCCATCCAGAGTCCTTTCTTCGGGAACTTCTTGACCAAGGCTTTCATGGGCGTCCTCCGGGCTGGAGGAATGTTACCACATTCCCCCAGCCCCCTCCCGGCACGGCGGGAGAGGGGTTCCTCGGGGTGCCGACGGCCCACGCCGAAAGAGGGTCTTCGAGCCCCTCGCGCGCCGCGCCCCATTTGATAGCGTCTGTCTCGACGGACGAGCGGCCGCACTTATGAAAGGCATTGACAGATGGCGGGGGGCGTGCCATAATATCCTTGGATGTCCTTCTTGAAACGCTGTTTCAATATCGCGGCGGCCGCCGCCCTCCTCTGGGCCGGCTTCAACGTCTGCCCGATGGACAAGGCGCGCTGCGAGGAGCCCGCGCGCACGCCCTGCGGCTGTCCGGAAGACGACGGGGCGCACAGGAAGTGCTGCTCCGGCATCCACCTCTGCGACGAGGACCGTCCCGTCTCTCTGAGCGCGGCGCTCCCCTCGAGCGCGACGCCGGCGCTCCTCCCGGCCCTCTCCCCCTCCGTTCACGCGCTCCCCTCGCGCGTCGTCCCCCTCGCCTCGCCGGCGGCGCCGGCCGCCGCCGCGCCTCCCGGCTCCTCCGCCCTCTGCCGCGCCCCGCCCGCCGTCCTCTGAGCCCACGCCTCACCCCCGGCCTGCAGGAGCATCCCGCAGGCATGCCGGTTCCCGACGACGCGTCCGTCCATCCGTCATGACGAGGTTCTCATGAGTTCCTTCATCCGCATACACGTCTCCGTCCTCGCCGCCGTTCTTCTCGCCTCCGGCGCGAAGGCCGCGGAAAGCTCGACTCCCCCCCTCGCCCTGCGCGAGGTCCTGGAGAGCGTGCGCCGGGACAACCCCGCGCTGCAGGCCGCGCGCCTGCGCTGGGAGGCGGCGCTCAAGCGCGTCGCGGCCGCCGCGACCCCCGACCAGCCCCGCCTGGAGCTGGAGCGGATGTACGCCCCCTCCGGAGCGGATCCGTTCTCCGGCGCCGACGAAAAGGCCTTCTCGGTGCGCCAGGAGATCCCCTTCCCGAGCACGCTCTACCTGCGCCATGGCGCCGCCGCCCGGGACGCCGCCATCGAGGAGCAGCGCTGGCGCGGGACGCTCATCGAGCTCCTCGCACGCGCCCGCTCCGCCTATGCCGCCCTGTTCCTGGCCGACCGGAGCCTCGCCATCTACGACGAGAACATCTCCGTGATGCGGCGCTTCGCGAAGGTCTCAGAATCCAAGCTCGCCGCCGGCAGGGGCCGGCAGGCCGACGCCCTCAAGGCCCAGGTCGAGCTCACGCGCCTGCTCAACATGCGCGAGACGCTCACGGCCGAGCGCGAGAGCTCCTCGGCGGCGCTCGCCGCCCTGATGGGACGCGAGGACCCGGCGAGGCTCGGGCCGGTCCAGGAGCCGGCGGCGCCCGCGCTCGCCGCGAGCCTCGAAGACCTGGAAGCCGCGCTCTCGGGGCAGCCCGCCCTCAAAGGCGCCGCGCTCGGCGTCGAGCGGGCAAGAACGGAACTCGCGCTGGCCCGCTCGGAGTTCCTGCCCGACCTCATGTTCCAGTACCGCCGCCGCAGCGACCCCCTGCGGGGACGCACGCACGACGCGGTCCTCGGACTCTCCCTCCCCCTCTGGTTCTGGAAGCCGGCGTCGCTCGCCGCCGAAGCGAAGGCGCGGCAGGCGGCCTCCGAGGCCGAGCTGCGGGCGGCGCGTCTGGGCGCGCGCGCGGACCTTCGTACCGCCTGGGCGCGCGTGGAGACCGCCCGCCGGCTGCTGGACGCCTACCGCGGCGCCCTGCTCCCGCAGGCGGAGGAGTCCCTGAACGTCGCCGAGACGGGCTATGGGAGCGACCGCCTCGGCTTCCTCGACCTGCTCGACGCCCAGCGCTCGCTGCTGGGCTACCGGCTGGAGTACTGTCAGGTCCAGGCGGAGTACGAGCAGCGCCTGGCGGACCTCGAGATCGCCGCAGGAAAGGAGCTCTGACATGAACCGCAAGACCCTTCTCATCGCCGCGCTCGCCGTCCTGGCCCTCGGAGCCGGAGGCCTTCTCGCACGCCGCGCCCATCGACAGGGTGCGCCGGGGACCGCGGCGCATGCCCCGAGATACCATTGCCCCATGCACCCGCAGTACACCTCGGACCGGCCGGGCGAGTGCCCGATCTGCAACATGGCGCTCGTCACCATCGAGTCCGCGCCGGAGCCGGCCTCCGCGGCGGGACCGAGGATCTGCGTCCTGCAT harbors:
- a CDS encoding PAS domain-containing sensor histidine kinase — its product is MALKTKFLPAERASEALVKESARDLSKEPLVKMLAEAVPDVFLILNPERQIVYSNRTLIESLGLAESAPLCGKRYGEAMACTHASESPGGCGTTEFCEACGAAQAVQRRKGREDVHECRITRENGEALDFRVWATPVRLPAGEFTVFVAEDIADEKRRGALERIFFHDVLNTVSGLSGLTEFLKDATPEESRAYQGMLAQVVDKLIEEITTQRDLARAESGELLVKPTALDSRATLEGIAAPYRAHPLCEGRTLALAADAASVAFSSDRTLLGRVLGNMTKNALEACPKGGTVTLSCRPDGLDVLFSVNGPTVMPREVQLQVFQRSFSTKGAGRGLGTYSMKLLGERYLHGNVSFESSEGKGTTFYAGFPLELKK
- a CDS encoding TolC family protein; the encoded protein is MSSFIRIHVSVLAAVLLASGAKAAESSTPPLALREVLESVRRDNPALQAARLRWEAALKRVAAAATPDQPRLELERMYAPSGADPFSGADEKAFSVRQEIPFPSTLYLRHGAAARDAAIEEQRWRGTLIELLARARSAYAALFLADRSLAIYDENISVMRRFAKVSESKLAAGRGRQADALKAQVELTRLLNMRETLTAERESSSAALAALMGREDPARLGPVQEPAAPALAASLEDLEAALSGQPALKGAALGVERARTELALARSEFLPDLMFQYRRRSDPLRGRTHDAVLGLSLPLWFWKPASLAAEAKARQAASEAELRAARLGARADLRTAWARVETARRLLDAYRGALLPQAEESLNVAETGYGSDRLGFLDLLDAQRSLLGYRLEYCQVQAEYEQRLADLEIAAGKEL
- a CDS encoding S46 family peptidase, encoding MKATLEKAPALSDFPLLQDEGMWTFDNPPRELLRRHYGFTPNADWLKRVRLASLRFNDGGSGSFVSKDGLVLTNHHVALGQLQKMSSAKKDFVKDGFFAKSRAAERPCPDLEINQLVSMEEVTARVLAAIDPKASEKRQNEQRKAETARLEKESLETTGLRSDVVELYQGGEYWLYRSKKHTDVRLVMAPELGAAFFGGDHDNFTYPRFALDFAFFRVYEGGKPVRPESFFPFGARGLKEGQLCFVTGHPGSTDRLYTVAQLRHQRDAALPMRIAMLKRRRDAALRHGSSPERLRRSQDFRFGVENALKALTGELEGLRDPSIFHAKEAAERSLRTRVETDPALAESAGAWDRVEGAVAELSARYKGLVYRRLTAYRLTSYAEHAVRMTAEVEKPNGERLEEYRDSALESLRFRLFSPAPVYADFEEALLADSLRESLEALGPADPFLKDVLAGKTPEAAAREALRGTRMPDPAFRRTLVEGGRRAVESSKDPLLALCRRADPHYRSMRKWYEDNIQSVERHEGNRIARARFAVYGKGLYPDATFTLRLSYGQPVGYECGKTLVPWKTTFGGLYDRADSFDGREPFGLSRRVAAARRKVRMDCPVNFVSTHDIIGGNSGSPVIDAKAELVGLIFDGNIQSLPGRYAYARERARAVSVHSEAILESLRAVYGMNGLARELVRR
- a CDS encoding heavy metal translocating P-type ATPase; this translates as MKNDVFTFTVRGMSCAACAAKVEQGLRRLPGVEEAAVHLATEKVSVRATAPASALYRAVERLGYRPVAAESAEAADGRRAEDARALRRDALSAALLAAPTLALSMSPMLAGAHAHAGPTPLNLLLCALASAVQFGPGRRFLSNGWRGLRSGAPGMDALVLIGTLSAWLYSLASTFAPARLPPGTAHVYYESSASVIAFVLLGRWLEARAKDRASAAVRRLGELRPKTARRLEDGAEREVPVEALRPGDVVLIRPGERVPCDGVVLEGESFVDEAMLTGEPMPVRKAAGARVTGGTVNGTGAFRFRAEATGRDAVLERIVELVETAQTSRPRIQALADAVVLRFVPAVLLAAAATFVLWLLLGPKPALALALVHAVSVLLIACPCAMGLATPTAVLVATGRAAELGLLFRRGEALQTLAEAGLIALDKTGTLTEGRPALTDALAAEGFERADLLRLAASAEKRSEHPLARAVFEQAKTEGLSVPEPSVFEALPSRGVRACVDGRRVEAGSAAWMEELGVDFAALAEPAGGLAARARTRIFVAVDGRPAGLLAVADPLRADAKETVARLKRLGLRVVLLSGDAPETAAAAGREAGIAETSGWLSPEGKAKALRIFQRKHRVAFAGDGINDAPALAQAEVGVAMGGGTDVAAETADVLLLSPRLAGVAAAVALARRTLSVIRQNLFWAFAYNVVLIPVAAGALEPWLGWSLSPMAAAAAMSLSSVFVVGNSLRLRRFRV
- the tdh gene encoding L-threonine 3-dehydrogenase — translated: MKALVKKFPKKGLWMEDVPVPAPTENDVLIKIKQTAICGTDIHIYQWDAWSQQTIPVPMHVGHEFVGEVVAVGKAVNGVSVGMRVSGEGHIVCGHCRNCRAGARHLCPNTKGVGVNRPGCFAEFLCIPASNVFPIPEGVSDDEASILDPLGNAVHTALSYDLTGEDVLITGAGPIGIMGAVVAHHVGARHVVITDVNEYRLDLAKKLGVKNAVNVAKTSLPEVMKGLKMTEGFDVGLEMSGNGTALNGMIQAMKNGGKIALLGIMPPETTIPWNQVIFKGLFLKGIYGREMYETWYKMCSMIQSGLNVRPIVTHRFPVDKFEEGFEIMSAGKSGKIILDWMK